Proteins encoded by one window of Chthonomonadales bacterium:
- a CDS encoding transketolase → MRTAFMETLRHVAEQDPRVYLVVGDLGFGVVEPFARALPDQFLNVGVAEQNMTGVAAGLALCGKVVFTYSIANFPTLRCVEQIRNDVCYHGANVKVVAVGGGFAYGALGMTHHATEDLAILRALPGMTVVAPGDPRETEAAVRAAVAQDGPFYLRLGRAGEPRVHTRPIDFQIGRAIPVRDGSDVTLISTGGMLHTAVTAAATLADLGIEARVLSMHTLKPLDCDAVVRAADETGAIVTVEEHSVLGGLGGAVAETLAEADGPRVPFRRLGLPSVFTREVGSQDFLRARCGLSPEGVVETVVPLVRRGRGERRSGGVLSDGARRGELSRGQAAGYPAEGA, encoded by the coding sequence ATGAGAACGGCCTTCATGGAGACGCTTCGGCACGTGGCCGAGCAGGACCCGCGCGTCTACCTGGTGGTGGGGGATCTGGGCTTCGGAGTGGTCGAGCCGTTCGCGCGCGCACTCCCCGATCAGTTCTTGAATGTGGGGGTCGCCGAGCAGAACATGACCGGCGTCGCGGCCGGACTTGCCCTTTGCGGCAAGGTTGTCTTCACCTACTCGATCGCCAATTTCCCCACCCTGCGCTGCGTTGAGCAGATTCGGAACGATGTCTGCTATCACGGCGCCAACGTGAAGGTGGTGGCCGTGGGCGGAGGGTTTGCGTACGGGGCGCTTGGCATGACGCACCATGCCACGGAGGACCTCGCCATTCTACGGGCGCTGCCGGGGATGACGGTTGTCGCGCCCGGCGACCCGCGGGAAACGGAGGCGGCGGTTCGCGCCGCGGTCGCGCAGGACGGCCCCTTCTACCTTCGCCTCGGGCGCGCCGGTGAGCCCCGCGTACATACCCGGCCGATCGATTTCCAGATCGGCCGCGCCATCCCGGTGCGCGACGGCAGCGACGTGACGCTGATATCGACGGGTGGAATGCTGCACACTGCGGTAACGGCCGCCGCAACTCTGGCCGACCTGGGCATCGAGGCGAGGGTGCTGAGCATGCACACGCTCAAGCCGCTCGACTGCGACGCCGTCGTGCGCGCGGCCGACGAGACGGGCGCGATCGTCACCGTTGAGGAGCACAGCGTGCTCGGCGGCCTCGGCGGTGCGGTGGCCGAGACGCTGGCGGAGGCGGACGGCCCGCGGGTCCCCTTCCGGCGCCTCGGTCTCCCCTCGGTGTTCACGCGGGAAGTCGGCTCACAGGATTTCCTGCGCGCGCGATGTGGCCTATCGCCCGAGGGCGTGGTCGAAACGGTGGTGCCACTCGTCCGGCGGGGGCGTGGCGAGCGCCGGTCGGGAGGCGTTCTGAGCGACGGCGCACGCCGCGGCGAGCTCTCGCGCGGCCAGGCCGCGGGCTACCCCGCCGAGGGCGCCTGA
- a CDS encoding polysaccharide biosynthesis protein, whose translation MRNPRFRLLLYGGDATLTAIGLYLAFCLRVEQLPLRPPYLASFLAVVAPLIVVRVLALRFFGVYRIAVRHIAVRDALVLFLSSLLGTVLFVVFLALDRPAPFPRTVVPIELLMSLFFLATLRYGARLAIEKLRGVSAADGLPARRILILGAGARGVALAREIRRRAQEGMHLIGFLDDDPGKRNMLLHGAPVIGAVADVRRVVLTRGVGEVIIAMAAARRADVRAITRDCQDVPVRLRISPGFAELSEDTLFANLRDVSVEDVLGREPVRVSTAEIAGYLAGERVLVTGGGGSIGSELVRQIAAVRPAELILLGHGESSIFEIEQEMVRCHGIRPTCLIADTRDAARLDCLMARHMPTVVFHAAAHKHVPLMERNPEEAITTNVGGTRNLARAACRNGVSRFVMISTDKAVNPTSIMGASKRMAEMVVNAESDRCDTQFATVRFGNVLGSRGSVVPLMKKQIEQGGPVTVTHPDAVRYFMTIPEAVQLVIQAGALVDSGRIYMLDMGEPVRIMDLAHDLIRLSGLVPGKDIPIQVIGLRPGEKLVEELLTAEEGASVTRHERIFVAAPEKCRVPDLDEGVDALLAAARHPDTAAMLRLLRELVPTYSGGDLAAASVRQRVVAAAGR comes from the coding sequence ATGCGTAATCCCAGGTTTCGGCTCTTGCTGTATGGCGGCGATGCGACCCTGACAGCCATCGGACTCTACCTCGCCTTCTGCCTTCGCGTCGAGCAGTTGCCGCTGCGGCCGCCGTACCTGGCCTCGTTCCTGGCGGTCGTCGCGCCGCTCATCGTCGTTCGCGTGCTCGCGCTTCGCTTCTTCGGCGTCTACCGCATCGCCGTCCGGCACATCGCCGTGCGCGACGCGCTCGTCCTCTTCCTTAGCTCGCTCTTAGGAACCGTGCTTTTCGTCGTCTTCCTCGCGCTCGACAGGCCGGCGCCCTTCCCAAGGACGGTCGTGCCCATCGAGCTGCTGATGAGCCTGTTCTTTCTGGCCACGTTGCGCTACGGGGCGCGCCTCGCGATCGAGAAGCTGCGGGGCGTCTCGGCGGCCGACGGCCTGCCCGCGCGCAGGATCTTAATCCTCGGCGCCGGCGCTCGGGGCGTCGCGCTGGCCCGCGAGATCCGCCGTCGCGCCCAGGAGGGCATGCACCTGATCGGCTTCCTCGACGATGACCCCGGCAAGCGCAACATGCTACTGCACGGAGCGCCGGTGATCGGGGCCGTGGCGGACGTTCGGCGGGTCGTGCTGACGCGGGGCGTCGGCGAGGTCATCATCGCCATGGCGGCCGCGCGGCGCGCCGACGTGCGCGCCATCACCCGCGACTGCCAGGACGTGCCGGTGCGCCTGCGCATCTCGCCGGGTTTCGCCGAGCTGAGCGAGGACACCCTGTTCGCGAACCTGCGGGACGTGTCGGTGGAGGACGTGCTCGGGCGCGAGCCCGTGCGCGTGTCGACCGCGGAGATTGCCGGCTACCTCGCCGGCGAGCGCGTGCTGGTGACGGGCGGGGGCGGCTCCATCGGCTCGGAGCTCGTGCGCCAGATCGCTGCGGTGCGGCCGGCGGAGCTGATCCTGCTCGGCCACGGCGAGAGCTCCATCTTCGAGATCGAGCAGGAGATGGTGCGCTGCCACGGCATCCGGCCAACCTGCCTGATCGCCGACACACGCGATGCGGCGCGCCTCGATTGCCTGATGGCCCGGCACATGCCCACCGTGGTGTTCCACGCCGCCGCCCACAAGCACGTGCCGCTGATGGAGCGCAACCCGGAGGAGGCGATCACCACGAACGTGGGCGGCACGCGCAACCTGGCGCGAGCGGCCTGCCGGAACGGCGTCAGTCGCTTCGTGATGATCTCGACCGACAAGGCCGTTAACCCCACGAGCATCATGGGCGCCTCCAAGCGCATGGCGGAGATGGTGGTGAACGCCGAGAGCGATCGCTGCGATACCCAGTTCGCCACCGTGCGGTTCGGCAACGTGCTGGGCAGCCGGGGTAGCGTCGTGCCGCTCATGAAGAAGCAGATCGAGCAGGGCGGCCCGGTCACCGTAACCCATCCGGACGCCGTGCGATACTTCATGACGATACCGGAGGCCGTGCAACTGGTGATCCAGGCCGGCGCGCTGGTGGACAGCGGGCGGATCTACATGCTGGACATGGGCGAGCCGGTGCGGATCATGGACCTGGCCCACGACCTGATCCGCCTGTCCGGCCTCGTGCCGGGCAAGGACATCCCGATCCAGGTGATCGGGCTGCGACCCGGCGAGAAGCTCGTGGAGGAGCTGCTAACCGCGGAGGAGGGCGCGAGCGTCACCCGCCATGAGCGCATCTTCGTGGCCGCTCCGGAGAAGTGCCGGGTGCCCGACCTGGACGAGGGCGTGGACGCGCTGCTCGCCGCGGCGCGCCATCCCGACACGGCCGCGATGCTCCGCTTGCTGCGGGAGCTCGTGCCCACCTATTCGGGCGGCGACCTTGCGGCGGCGAGCGTGCGGCAGCGCGTGGTGGCCGCCGCGGGACGCTGA
- a CDS encoding type II secretion system protein GspG: protein MRKILTSGFAIAACFSLCALVALAQRARQAAAQRADPFYVSPLETDVLGQSRWLRGGPAALRVIVSDHRTGKPLRAAVRIALAPAADKKAGQRGAAEVRLYAGRTNDLGTLDARFTAPPSPAGPYDLKVDVDAALGQDHVVQRIQLEQGERILLTTDKPVYQPGQTIHVRALGLDTANRRPLADQPVTFEVEDARGNKVFKARQQLSRFGVGSADFELADEVNMGTFTVRAVLPGGEAEKKVRVERYVLPKFKVVVSTDRAYYLPGDTVKGTVQADYFFGKPVAGGRVAITVNTLDIGVTKLAELEGKTDAAGAYTFEYALPNAFVGQPFEQGKAVAEFQVRLTDTADHQQMQSRSVPVVKDPVLVAVVPESPQLVPGVPNRVYIACGTPDGEPIQRAEVAVSATGAPAARVATDELGMAVYEFTPKEGKVSLSVRATAPDGHASTVTRDLETKTGADGVLLRLDRTLGRVGERLGLAAVSPARAGTLYIDVIRDRQTILTRAEPLRNGRAGLSIALTPDMVGTLQVHAYRILPNEDIVRDTRTVVVSPADDLAVTVTPDRQEYRPGQEALLRFAVRGRANEPVAAAIGLAIVDESVFALSELQPGLEKVYFMLERELMEPRYEIHGLKPSSLVLRDRAPGVPEPARQRAAAMLLASAPAAREFDYRANTYLARYAEVRDRAVKVMLEARERIQRAAQKYHQDTGDWPAAGNGLQTLVDRRYLNPRDVADPWGRRYRPELYGQTALSGWFMLTSAGSDGRWGTLDDILGDTPPAEGMARRGGGFGGGIVAMGARGREMRVLEAAPAPAGAAAYDMALGAPANALRKGAESGAAGGGEAPEPRVRQYFPETMYWNPALITDDRGRAEVRVPMADSITTWRLSMLASGAQGQMGSATAPLKVFQDFFADIDLPVSLTQNDRVEIPIAVYNYLPGEQDVTLSLEAQPWFRLEGEARRTVHMKRNEVRVVHYPLTVTALGQHTLKVVARGSKLSDAIARTVAVTPDGREVRGAINDRLEKDVTKAVTFPANALPGASSLWVKLYPGAFSQVVEGLDGILRMPNGCFEQTSSMTYPNVLVTDYLRSTKRINPEIQMKAEGFINVGYQRLVTFEVPGGGFSWFGEAPAHQVLTAYGLLEFSDMARVHDIDPALIDRTQRWLAGRQRPDGTWPEDGQGIAEGIINRQTGALRAAAYIAWALAESGYKGPEVQKAVAYVREHGREATDPYALALTLNLLVATDREGEAAANAANTLIRLAKQNDKAAWWEGGGQTFTGARDESADLETTGLAAYGLVRWGRNAGFANKVLTYLVQAKDSFGTWRSTQGTVWSLKALLFASAHGVGSGKGTVTVWANGARAAVLRITPEDSDVMRQVDLREWLKPGRNEVRLGYEGDGSLLYQIASRHYEPWGRPAPTPSGPLSIAVQYDKTTLAENDTAGVTVTVRNHTNRVAEMPLIDLGVPPGFDVVPDELEAAVKGQRISRYTLAQRQIIVYLTKLDPGASLELRYAVKARFPIRARTPLSKAYPYYNPEQATVSAPQTLVVRR from the coding sequence GTGAGGAAGATCCTGACTTCTGGCTTCGCCATCGCCGCGTGCTTCAGCCTGTGCGCGCTCGTGGCCCTGGCGCAGCGGGCGCGCCAGGCCGCCGCCCAACGCGCCGATCCGTTCTACGTGAGCCCACTGGAGACCGACGTGCTCGGGCAGTCGCGCTGGCTGCGCGGCGGGCCCGCCGCGCTCCGCGTCATCGTCAGCGACCATCGCACCGGCAAGCCGCTTCGCGCCGCCGTGCGGATCGCTCTCGCACCGGCGGCCGACAAGAAGGCCGGCCAGCGCGGGGCGGCCGAGGTCCGGCTGTACGCCGGCCGCACGAACGACCTGGGCACGCTCGACGCCCGCTTCACCGCGCCGCCGAGCCCGGCCGGTCCGTACGACCTGAAGGTCGACGTTGATGCGGCGCTCGGCCAGGACCACGTCGTGCAGCGCATCCAGCTCGAGCAGGGCGAACGGATCCTGCTCACCACCGATAAGCCCGTCTACCAGCCCGGCCAGACCATCCATGTGCGCGCGCTCGGCCTCGACACCGCCAACCGCCGTCCCCTGGCCGACCAGCCCGTCACGTTTGAGGTGGAGGACGCGCGCGGCAACAAGGTGTTCAAGGCACGCCAGCAACTCTCGCGCTTCGGCGTCGGCTCCGCTGACTTCGAGCTGGCCGACGAGGTGAACATGGGCACATTCACGGTGCGCGCCGTGCTCCCCGGCGGCGAGGCCGAGAAGAAGGTGCGAGTCGAGCGCTACGTGCTGCCCAAGTTCAAGGTGGTCGTGAGCACGGATCGCGCCTATTACCTGCCGGGTGACACGGTGAAGGGCACTGTGCAGGCCGACTACTTTTTCGGCAAGCCCGTGGCCGGCGGCCGCGTCGCCATCACCGTCAACACACTCGACATCGGAGTCACGAAGCTCGCCGAGCTCGAGGGCAAGACCGACGCCGCCGGAGCCTACACGTTCGAGTACGCGCTGCCGAATGCGTTCGTCGGGCAGCCGTTCGAGCAGGGCAAGGCGGTCGCCGAGTTTCAGGTGCGCCTGACCGACACCGCCGACCATCAGCAGATGCAGAGCAGGAGCGTTCCGGTGGTCAAGGACCCCGTCCTGGTGGCGGTGGTGCCGGAGAGCCCGCAGCTCGTGCCGGGCGTGCCGAACCGCGTCTACATCGCCTGCGGCACCCCGGACGGCGAGCCCATCCAGCGTGCCGAAGTGGCGGTGAGCGCGACCGGCGCGCCGGCGGCGCGTGTCGCCACCGACGAGCTCGGCATGGCGGTCTATGAGTTCACGCCGAAGGAGGGCAAGGTCTCGCTGAGCGTGCGGGCAACCGCGCCGGACGGCCACGCGAGCACCGTGACGCGCGACCTCGAGACGAAGACCGGCGCCGACGGCGTCCTTCTGCGACTGGATCGCACGCTGGGCCGCGTCGGCGAGCGCCTGGGCCTGGCCGCCGTCTCCCCGGCGCGCGCCGGCACCCTCTATATCGACGTGATCCGCGATCGCCAGACCATCCTCACCAGGGCCGAGCCGCTGCGGAACGGCCGGGCTGGCCTGAGCATCGCGCTGACCCCCGACATGGTCGGAACGCTCCAGGTCCACGCCTACCGTATCCTGCCCAACGAGGACATCGTGCGCGACACGCGGACCGTGGTCGTCTCGCCCGCCGACGACCTGGCGGTGACCGTCACCCCGGATCGGCAGGAGTACCGGCCGGGCCAGGAGGCGCTGCTGCGCTTCGCGGTGCGCGGCAGGGCGAACGAGCCCGTGGCCGCCGCCATCGGGCTGGCCATCGTGGACGAGAGCGTCTTCGCCCTCTCGGAGCTGCAGCCGGGGCTCGAGAAGGTCTACTTCATGCTGGAGCGCGAGCTGATGGAGCCGCGCTACGAGATCCACGGGCTCAAGCCCTCCAGCCTGGTCCTGCGCGATCGGGCGCCCGGAGTCCCCGAGCCGGCACGACAGCGCGCGGCCGCGATGCTCCTCGCCTCGGCGCCGGCCGCGCGCGAGTTCGACTACCGCGCGAACACCTACCTGGCCCGCTACGCGGAGGTGCGCGACAGGGCGGTGAAGGTGATGCTCGAGGCGCGCGAGCGCATCCAGCGGGCCGCGCAGAAGTACCACCAGGATACCGGCGATTGGCCGGCTGCCGGGAATGGCCTCCAGACGCTGGTAGACCGCCGCTACCTGAACCCACGTGACGTGGCCGACCCGTGGGGCCGTCGGTACCGCCCCGAGCTCTACGGCCAGACCGCCCTTTCCGGGTGGTTCATGCTCACGAGCGCTGGCTCGGATGGCCGCTGGGGCACGCTTGACGACATCCTTGGCGACACGCCGCCCGCGGAGGGGATGGCGCGGCGGGGAGGCGGGTTCGGCGGCGGCATCGTTGCGATGGGAGCCCGCGGCCGCGAGATGCGCGTGCTGGAGGCCGCCCCGGCGCCGGCCGGAGCCGCGGCGTACGACATGGCCTTGGGCGCGCCAGCCAATGCGCTGAGGAAGGGGGCAGAGTCCGGGGCCGCCGGGGGGGGTGAAGCGCCGGAGCCGCGCGTGCGCCAGTACTTCCCGGAGACGATGTACTGGAACCCGGCGCTGATCACGGACGACCGCGGCCGCGCGGAGGTGCGCGTCCCGATGGCCGACTCGATCACCACCTGGCGCCTGAGCATGCTCGCCAGCGGCGCGCAAGGCCAGATGGGAAGCGCGACGGCCCCGCTCAAGGTGTTCCAGGACTTCTTCGCCGACATCGACCTGCCCGTATCGCTCACGCAGAACGACCGGGTCGAGATCCCGATCGCTGTCTACAACTACTTGCCGGGCGAGCAGGATGTGACACTTTCGCTGGAGGCGCAGCCCTGGTTCAGGCTAGAAGGCGAAGCCCGGCGTACCGTCCACATGAAGAGGAACGAGGTCCGCGTGGTGCACTACCCGCTCACCGTGACTGCGCTCGGCCAGCACACGCTGAAGGTCGTGGCACGCGGGAGCAAGCTCTCCGACGCGATCGCTCGCACCGTTGCGGTGACCCCCGACGGCCGCGAGGTGCGCGGCGCCATCAACGACCGCCTGGAGAAGGACGTTACGAAGGCCGTCACCTTCCCCGCCAACGCCCTCCCGGGCGCGAGCTCGCTCTGGGTCAAGCTCTATCCCGGTGCCTTCAGCCAGGTGGTCGAGGGCCTCGATGGCATCTTGCGCATGCCGAACGGCTGCTTCGAGCAGACCAGCTCCATGACCTACCCGAACGTGCTCGTGACGGATTACCTGCGCTCCACCAAGCGCATCAACCCCGAGATCCAGATGAAGGCGGAGGGGTTCATCAACGTCGGCTACCAGCGCCTGGTCACTTTCGAGGTGCCTGGCGGCGGCTTCTCCTGGTTCGGCGAAGCGCCGGCCCACCAGGTGCTCACCGCCTATGGGCTGCTCGAGTTCAGCGACATGGCCCGCGTGCACGACATCGATCCGGCGCTCATCGACCGTACCCAGCGCTGGCTGGCCGGTCGGCAAAGGCCAGACGGCACCTGGCCCGAGGACGGTCAGGGCATTGCCGAGGGGATCATCAACCGGCAGACGGGCGCGCTGCGCGCCGCCGCCTACATCGCGTGGGCGCTCGCCGAGAGCGGCTACAAGGGGCCCGAGGTGCAGAAGGCGGTCGCCTATGTGCGCGAGCACGGGCGCGAGGCAACGGACCCCTACGCGCTCGCCCTGACGCTCAACCTCCTCGTGGCGACGGACCGCGAGGGCGAGGCCGCCGCGAACGCGGCGAACACCCTGATCCGCCTCGCCAAGCAGAACGACAAGGCGGCGTGGTGGGAGGGCGGTGGCCAGACCTTCACCGGCGCGCGCGACGAGAGCGCCGACCTGGAGACCACCGGCCTGGCCGCCTACGGGTTGGTCCGCTGGGGCCGCAACGCCGGCTTCGCCAACAAGGTCCTCACCTACCTCGTGCAGGCCAAGGACAGCTTCGGCACGTGGCGCAGCACACAGGGCACCGTCTGGTCGCTGAAGGCCCTCCTGTTCGCCAGCGCTCACGGCGTCGGCTCGGGCAAGGGCACCGTCACGGTGTGGGCCAACGGCGCCCGCGCCGCCGTGCTGCGCATCACCCCCGAGGACAGCGACGTGATGCGGCAGGTGGACCTGCGCGAATGGCTGAAGCCGGGGCGCAACGAGGTGCGCCTGGGCTACGAGGGCGACGGGTCGCTTCTCTACCAGATCGCCTCGCGTCACTACGAGCCGTGGGGTCGCCCGGCGCCGACACCCTCCGGGCCGCTCTCGATCGCCGTGCAGTACGACAAGACCACGCTCGCGGAGAACGACACGGCCGGCGTGACGGTTACCGTGCGCAACCACACCAACCGCGTGGCCGAGATGCCGCTGATCGACCTGGGCGTGCCGCCCGGGTTCGACGTGGTGCCAGACGAGTTGGAGGCCGCCGTCAAGGGGCAGCGCATCAGCCGGTACACGCTGGCCCAGCGGCAGATCATCGTCTACCTGACGAAGCTAGACCCGGGCGCGAGCCTGGAGCTGCGCTACGCCGTCAAGGCGCGGTTCCCGATCCGGGCGCGTACCCCGCTCAGCAAGGCCTATCCGTACTACAACCCGGAGCAGGCCACCGTCAGCGCGCCGCAAACCCTGGTCGTCCGCCGGTAG
- a CDS encoding transketolase, with protein MESSEHQQLARRIRRHVLRMTHDARSSHCGTGLSMAEILAVVYGGALRCTPATVESPERDRLVLSKGHGCAALYAVLAERGFFPRDWLDSFYQDGARLAGHATHTSAPGIEVSTGSLGHGLGIACGMALAGKRDGRDYRVFTILSDGECDEGSIWEAALFAPHHGLDNLVVIVDYNKIQSLGHVRDVLDLEPFAAKWRAFGWSTRELDGHDVAALGSALADLPYETGRPSCLVAHTVKGKGISFMEDTVLWHYRSPNDDELALGLAELGGAG; from the coding sequence ATGGAATCGTCGGAGCATCAGCAGCTTGCCCGGCGCATCCGTCGGCATGTGCTGCGGATGACGCACGACGCGAGGAGCTCGCACTGCGGAACCGGCCTGTCGATGGCCGAGATCCTGGCGGTCGTCTACGGCGGGGCCCTGCGCTGCACGCCGGCCACGGTCGAATCGCCGGAGCGCGACCGCCTGGTGCTCAGCAAGGGGCACGGGTGCGCCGCCCTCTACGCGGTGCTCGCCGAGCGTGGCTTCTTCCCGCGCGACTGGTTGGACAGTTTCTACCAGGACGGCGCCCGGCTCGCCGGTCACGCCACGCACACGAGCGCGCCCGGTATCGAGGTCTCCACCGGCTCGCTCGGCCACGGTCTTGGCATCGCGTGCGGCATGGCGCTCGCCGGCAAGCGAGACGGCAGGGACTACCGGGTGTTCACGATTCTGAGCGATGGCGAGTGCGATGAGGGCTCGATCTGGGAGGCGGCGCTGTTCGCCCCGCACCATGGTCTGGACAACCTCGTGGTGATCGTGGACTACAACAAGATTCAGAGTCTCGGACATGTGCGCGATGTGCTCGACCTGGAGCCCTTCGCGGCCAAATGGCGCGCGTTCGGTTGGTCGACGCGCGAGCTCGACGGGCACGATGTGGCTGCGCTCGGCAGCGCTCTCGCCGATCTGCCGTACGAGACCGGGCGCCCGAGCTGCCTCGTCGCCCACACGGTGAAGGGCAAGGGGATCAGCTTCATGGAGGACACCGTTCTCTGGCACTACCGCTCCCCGAACGATGACGAGCTGGCGCTCGGGCTGGCGGAGCTGGGGGGGGCCGGATGA
- a CDS encoding beta-lactamase family protein, protein MAGERAGAHGLDPERLAVADRHVREGLEAGVYGAAVLLVARGGHTAHRSAFGETSPGCPATANTVFDLASLTKPVVATALLTLIEDGALFLHQAVEDLLPEAAGAPCGGLLVRDLATHVSGLPAWRPLHARGRGPRVILEAIYETPLQRGAGVRYEYSDLGYILLGEIAGRLGGEGGLSGLVERRVLAPLDMGSTGYLPAAERRRRIAPTAHCPMRPGETLVGEVHDANCHAAGGVTGHAGLFGTAGDLGRLGSALILGGTYRGRRLLGLPAVRRACASQIDPVVGGQTIGWFAAPNPMLPRGDLLGDSAFGHTGFTGTMVVCDPVLDLVLVLLTNRVVMPGDNGGIQRVRRRVCNAVASAVVARARVPGRRVQ, encoded by the coding sequence GTGGCGGGTGAGCGAGCGGGTGCTCACGGGCTGGACCCCGAGCGCCTGGCAGTGGCGGACCGGCATGTGCGGGAGGGTCTCGAGGCCGGCGTGTACGGCGCGGCGGTCCTGCTCGTGGCTCGCGGCGGCCACACGGCTCATCGGAGCGCCTTTGGCGAGACGTCGCCGGGCTGCCCGGCGACGGCGAACACCGTCTTCGACCTGGCCTCGCTGACCAAACCGGTCGTGGCAACTGCGCTCCTCACGCTCATCGAGGACGGCGCGCTCTTCCTTCACCAGGCGGTCGAGGATCTGCTGCCCGAGGCGGCGGGCGCGCCGTGCGGTGGACTCCTCGTGCGCGACCTCGCCACGCACGTCTCGGGCCTGCCGGCCTGGCGGCCGCTGCACGCTCGGGGCCGCGGCCCGCGGGTGATCCTCGAGGCCATCTACGAGACGCCGCTTCAGCGGGGCGCCGGCGTTCGGTATGAGTACAGCGACCTCGGCTACATCCTCCTCGGAGAGATCGCCGGGCGCCTGGGCGGCGAGGGCGGTCTGTCCGGCCTCGTGGAGCGGCGGGTCCTGGCGCCGCTCGACATGGGATCGACGGGCTACCTTCCGGCTGCCGAGCGGCGGCGCCGCATCGCGCCTACCGCCCACTGCCCGATGCGGCCTGGCGAGACGCTGGTGGGCGAGGTGCATGACGCCAACTGCCATGCGGCAGGCGGCGTGACCGGGCACGCCGGGCTTTTCGGCACGGCCGGCGACCTTGGCCGCCTGGGCTCCGCGCTCATCCTCGGGGGAACCTATCGCGGCCGCCGCCTGCTCGGGCTGCCCGCGGTGCGGCGCGCGTGCGCGAGCCAGATCGACCCCGTCGTGGGCGGGCAGACGATCGGCTGGTTCGCGGCGCCGAACCCCATGCTTCCGCGCGGCGACCTGCTCGGAGACTCGGCCTTCGGCCACACGGGCTTCACCGGCACGATGGTGGTCTGCGATCCTGTCCTCGACCTGGTGCTCGTGCTGTTGACGAACCGCGTGGTGATGCCGGGCGACAATGGCGGGATCCAGCGAGTCCGGCGCCGGGTGTGCAACGCCGTGGCGTCCGCTGTCGTCGCCCGCGCGCGCGTGCCCGGCCGCCGGGTACAATAG
- a CDS encoding pyridoxal phosphate-dependent aminotransferase: MGGGAPGLALAERMARLGTETAFDVLARVNRLRDEGRDIISFGLGEPDFETPDHIKRACAEALEAGYTHYGPSAGQSELREAIAAYVSSTRGVPLGPENVVVSPGAKPVIFGAMMALVNPGDEVIYPSPGYPIYESVADWIGARTVPARLREENHWSYDVDELASLVTARTRMIVLNSPQNPTGGMLLADDMRAIAEIALRHDLWVVADEVYSQIVFGEPFASIFSQPGMEHRTVLVDGFSKTYAMTGWRIGFGVCRADLAVRLARIETNLHSCTASMVQRAALAALCGPQDESREMAAAFRRRARLVTSLLNDIEGVSCVAPRGAFYVFPNVTGACRRLGLPDANALCEHLLQEASVAVLPRTCFGRRLEGEEYIRLSFAASDEQITAGVARMKAAIER; encoded by the coding sequence ATGGGTGGCGGCGCGCCGGGCCTCGCGCTCGCCGAGCGCATGGCCCGGCTGGGTACCGAGACGGCCTTCGACGTGCTGGCGCGTGTGAACCGCCTGCGCGACGAGGGCCGCGACATCATCTCGTTCGGGCTCGGTGAGCCGGACTTCGAGACCCCCGACCACATCAAGCGGGCCTGCGCGGAGGCGCTGGAGGCCGGCTACACGCACTACGGCCCCTCGGCCGGCCAGTCGGAGCTTCGCGAGGCGATCGCCGCCTACGTGAGCAGCACGCGCGGCGTGCCGCTCGGGCCGGAGAACGTCGTCGTGTCGCCGGGCGCCAAGCCCGTCATCTTCGGTGCGATGATGGCCCTCGTGAACCCCGGCGACGAAGTGATCTACCCATCTCCGGGCTACCCGATCTACGAGTCGGTGGCTGACTGGATCGGCGCCCGCACCGTGCCGGCGCGATTGCGTGAGGAGAACCACTGGTCGTACGACGTGGACGAGCTCGCCAGCCTGGTGACGGCTCGCACGCGCATGATCGTCCTCAACAGTCCCCAGAACCCCACGGGCGGCATGCTGCTCGCGGACGACATGCGCGCCATCGCCGAGATCGCGCTACGTCACGACCTCTGGGTGGTGGCCGACGAGGTCTACTCGCAGATCGTGTTCGGCGAGCCCTTCGCTTCCATCTTCTCCCAGCCTGGCATGGAGCATCGCACCGTCCTGGTGGACGGGTTCTCCAAGACCTACGCGATGACCGGATGGCGCATCGGGTTCGGGGTCTGCAGGGCCGACCTGGCGGTGCGGTTGGCGCGCATCGAGACGAACCTGCACTCGTGTACCGCCTCGATGGTGCAGCGCGCCGCGCTTGCCGCCCTGTGCGGGCCACAGGACGAGTCACGGGAGATGGCAGCCGCCTTCCGCCGGCGCGCCAGGCTTGTCACGAGCCTGCTGAACGACATTGAGGGCGTGAGCTGCGTGGCGCCGCGCGGTGCGTTCTATGTCTTCCCGAACGTGACGGGGGCCTGTCGGCGGCTGGGCTTGCCGGACGCCAACGCGCTGTGTGAGCACCTGCTGCAGGAGGCGTCCGTAGCCGTCCTGCCGCGCACGTGCTTCGGGCGCAGGCTCGAGGGCGAGGAGTACATCCGGCTGTCGTTCGCGGCCTCGGACGAGCAGATCACCGCTGGTGTGGCACGCATGAAAGCCGCGATCGAGCGATGA